A genomic region of Brevibacillus sp. JNUCC-41 contains the following coding sequences:
- the acpS gene encoding holo-ACP synthase: MIKGIGVDITELDRMETLINRQPRLKERILTESEILIFEKLNGRRKVEYFAGRFAAKEAFSKANGTGIGKHLSFLDIEIISDDKGKPMISKPFSEGVHLSISHSRDYAVAQVVIEG; encoded by the coding sequence GTGATTAAAGGTATAGGCGTGGACATTACTGAGCTGGATAGAATGGAAACATTGATTAATCGGCAGCCCCGTTTAAAGGAGCGTATATTAACAGAAAGTGAAATTTTGATTTTCGAAAAGTTAAATGGAAGAAGGAAGGTCGAGTATTTTGCTGGGCGTTTTGCGGCAAAGGAGGCTTTTTCAAAAGCGAACGGAACAGGGATCGGTAAGCACTTATCCTTTTTGGATATTGAAATCATCTCGGATGATAAAGGAAAGCCGATGATTTCGAAGCCGTTTTCTGAAGGGGTCCATCTTTCGATTAGCCACAGCAGGGATTATGCGGTTGCGCAAGTCGTAATTGAAGGGTGA
- a CDS encoding PH domain-containing protein encodes MEPENRISNKALTVWKIGGLISCSITWIISIAALVLTIIFDWTYWVFGALIIISVIQSYLAIFLIPSMKWKRWRYEVRNTEIDIQSGIFVIKRTLIPMIRVQHVETKQGPLLRKYDLASVEISTAATLHVIPALDLAEADELRHYISRMASVEEEDV; translated from the coding sequence ATGGAACCTGAAAATCGTATATCGAATAAGGCCTTGACCGTATGGAAAATCGGTGGTCTTATAAGCTGTTCAATAACTTGGATTATAAGCATCGCCGCACTCGTGCTTACAATCATTTTTGATTGGACATATTGGGTGTTTGGAGCGTTGATCATAATTTCGGTAATCCAATCCTATCTGGCCATTTTTCTGATTCCATCGATGAAATGGAAGAGATGGCGTTACGAAGTGAGAAATACCGAAATTGATATCCAAAGTGGCATTTTCGTCATTAAAAGAACACTCATACCCATGATTAGGGTTCAGCATGTGGAAACGAAGCAAGGGCCATTATTAAGGAAATACGATTTAGCCTCCGTTGAAATTTCGACTGCAGCGACCCTTCATGTTATCCCTGCCTTGGACCTAGCAGAGGCAGATGAATTGCGGCACTATATTTCCAGGATGGCAAGTGTGGAGGAAGAAGATGTCTGA
- a CDS encoding PP2C family protein-serine/threonine phosphatase, with translation MNIFTIDVPLCKDFGRILKKMNKNVTFLEDPLNQSHLFKDSTDLMKSLFILPLHISKDSWQETSLFALAESHEIPILFIYNRALGMETPPALPENTFYETIAIPADSVEVRIKLNSLKNISMQLFTAKMKGQELEKIHQKSARSLRIAKGIQLSNLPLSINNEDIEVKGLSLPSSELSGDLFYWTEVDDRIYGFIMIDVFGKGIHTALINMSIRTLIPDLFKRVKDPIFITEELDKHMRDLFQGVNRENKNHALFTAFIAYVNTKDRLIEYVNYGFTSAFLYSPSTNQILNLNEGATPSELIPELPIKKIVFHYEPGSRFIIYTDGLSKTPNPSAFDRSDNIKREFIENVHLDTNKVLQELLISRMRHSVINDDICIIAGTLF, from the coding sequence ATGAATATATTCACAATAGATGTTCCTTTATGCAAGGATTTTGGTCGAATCTTAAAGAAAATGAACAAGAATGTCACCTTTTTGGAGGATCCACTCAATCAAAGTCATCTATTCAAGGATTCAACGGACTTAATGAAATCATTATTTATTTTACCTTTACACATATCAAAAGATTCTTGGCAGGAAACTTCTTTGTTTGCCTTAGCTGAATCTCACGAAATCCCTATCTTATTCATTTACAATCGCGCTTTAGGAATGGAGACACCTCCGGCATTACCGGAAAACACCTTCTATGAAACCATTGCGATCCCTGCCGATTCAGTAGAAGTCAGGATTAAATTAAATTCACTCAAAAACATCAGCATGCAACTGTTTACGGCAAAAATGAAGGGGCAAGAGCTTGAAAAGATACACCAAAAATCAGCAAGGAGCCTGCGAATTGCAAAGGGCATACAGCTTTCAAATTTACCTTTGTCGATCAATAATGAAGATATAGAGGTCAAAGGTCTTTCCCTGCCTTCGAGTGAACTTTCAGGGGATTTATTTTACTGGACGGAGGTTGATGACAGGATATACGGCTTCATAATGATTGATGTATTCGGAAAGGGCATCCATACAGCACTTATAAACATGTCCATACGGACTTTAATCCCCGACTTATTCAAACGTGTAAAAGATCCCATTTTCATAACAGAGGAACTGGACAAACATATGCGGGACCTATTTCAAGGAGTTAATCGGGAAAACAAAAACCATGCTCTCTTTACAGCTTTCATAGCATATGTGAATACAAAGGATCGACTCATCGAATATGTGAACTACGGATTTACTTCAGCCTTCTTGTATTCCCCAAGCACCAACCAAATTCTCAATTTAAACGAAGGGGCCACCCCAAGCGAACTGATTCCCGAATTGCCCATAAAAAAAATAGTCTTTCATTATGAACCAGGAAGCCGTTTCATCATCTATACAGATGGACTCTCTAAAACGCCCAATCCTTCCGCCTTTGACCGGTCTGACAATATCAAGAGGGAGTTCATTGAAAATGTCCATCTCGATACAAATAAGGTTCTTCAGGAGCTTTTGATCTCAAGGATGAGGCATTCAGTGATTAACGATGACATCTGCATTATTGCAGGGACACTTTTTTAA
- a CDS encoding DEAD/DEAH box helicase: MTLFSELGLDRTSMKSIEKMGFEEASPIQSQTIPLALEGKDIIGQAQTGTGKTAAFGIPLMENIDIANENVQGIVIAPTRELAIQVSEELFKLGYGKRARVLAVYGGQDIDRQIRALKKKPHIIVGTPGRLLDHIKRKNIKLGGVHTVVLDEADEMLNMGFIEDIESILSTVPDERQTLLFSATMPDPIRKIAERFMQEPVLVRVKAKEMTVDRIEQYYLELKESEKFDTLARLFDIQTPDLAIVFGRTKRRVDELASALNIRGYMAEGIHGDLSQAKRLSVLKKFKDRSIDVLVATDVAARGLDISGVTHVYNFDIPQDPESYVHRIGRTGRAGKHGIAITFVTPRERGQLHAVEHTTKKRMEKLKTPTLTEALEGQQKAVTEKILNTIENDDLTLYLGQAEELLQKHSAADLVAAMLKSMTKEPDQTPIKLTEESPSPMRRNRGGSSSSGNRQRNGRSSSGRKDYGSGSSKRPGANRKSNGYGNRSTSQKREKSNKI; this comes from the coding sequence TTGACATTGTTTAGCGAATTAGGTTTAGATAGAACGTCCATGAAATCAATAGAAAAAATGGGATTTGAAGAAGCGAGCCCGATTCAATCCCAAACGATACCTCTAGCACTTGAAGGTAAAGATATCATTGGTCAAGCGCAAACAGGAACAGGAAAAACGGCGGCATTCGGTATTCCATTGATGGAAAACATCGATATTGCTAACGAAAACGTGCAAGGGATTGTCATTGCACCTACACGTGAGCTAGCGATTCAAGTTTCTGAGGAACTTTTCAAGCTTGGTTACGGAAAACGCGCTCGTGTACTTGCGGTTTATGGTGGACAAGATATCGACCGTCAAATCCGTGCTTTAAAGAAAAAACCACATATTATCGTTGGTACGCCTGGTCGTCTTTTAGACCATATCAAACGTAAAAATATTAAATTAGGCGGAGTTCACACTGTAGTTCTTGATGAAGCGGATGAAATGCTTAACATGGGATTCATTGAGGATATCGAATCGATCCTTTCAACGGTTCCTGATGAAAGACAAACATTGCTTTTCTCAGCTACAATGCCTGATCCGATCCGTAAAATTGCTGAAAGATTCATGCAGGAACCCGTTCTTGTCCGTGTAAAAGCAAAAGAAATGACAGTGGATCGTATCGAACAATATTACTTGGAGTTAAAAGAAAGTGAAAAATTCGATACACTTGCACGCCTTTTCGATATCCAAACACCGGACCTTGCTATCGTCTTCGGACGTACGAAACGCCGCGTAGATGAATTGGCATCTGCATTGAATATCCGCGGTTATATGGCTGAAGGCATTCATGGTGACCTTAGTCAGGCAAAACGCCTTTCTGTATTGAAAAAGTTTAAAGACCGCAGCATCGATGTACTCGTTGCTACTGATGTGGCTGCACGTGGACTTGATATTTCCGGCGTTACTCACGTATACAACTTTGATATCCCACAAGATCCGGAAAGCTATGTTCACCGTATTGGACGTACAGGACGTGCGGGTAAACATGGTATTGCCATTACGTTTGTAACACCAAGAGAAAGAGGACAACTGCATGCGGTTGAGCATACAACGAAAAAACGTATGGAGAAACTTAAGACTCCTACGTTAACTGAAGCGTTGGAAGGTCAACAAAAAGCAGTAACGGAAAAAATCCTTAATACAATCGAGAATGATGATTTAACATTATACCTTGGTCAAGCGGAAGAATTATTACAAAAACATAGCGCAGCGGACTTAGTTGCAGCTATGCTGAAATCAATGACAAAAGAACCGGATCAAACGCCTATCAAGCTAACGGAAGAATCTCCATCTCCAATGCGTCGCAACCGCGGTGGCAGCAGTTCTTCTGGTAACAGACAGCGCAATGGCCGCAGTTCTTCAGGCAGAAAAGATTACGGTAGCGGATCAAGCAAACGCCCGGGCGCAAACCGTAAATCGAATGGTTACGGAAACCGCAGCACGAGCCAAAAAAGAGAAAAATCAAATAAGATTTAA
- a CDS encoding UDP-N-acetylmuramoyl-tripeptide--D-alanyl-D-alanine ligase yields the protein MIKRTLKQVHEMAEGLNDISPFQSKGINGVTIDSRTVKEGCLFIPLKGGQVDGHQYVKQALAQGAAASFWQRDVPNPPNDLPIIIVENTEKALQQLARSYRQQLNINVIGITGSNGKTTTKDMTAALLATTYKVHKTSGNFNNHLGLPLTVLSMDEDTEAAVLEMGMSSRGEIEFLSKMAKPDVAIITNIGESHLLDLGSREEIANAKLEIVEGLAKDGKLIYHGDEPLLRNRIKSDFPDLNVISFGRTKQNDLYPQTISQGADRTAFTIASGEKEIDYEIPVLGNHNVLNALAAILVAKEFDVDDSAIRKGLSTIQLTNMRMELVEGAKGQKIINDAYNASPTSVKAAVELVEGLSGFEKKILVLGDMLELGPQEKDFHLKIGELISNERIDKIFTFGPLAEFIAKGASKSFSSEQVRPFQDKQELIEELKSSTQGNDIILVKASRGMKLEEVVQALQK from the coding sequence ATGATAAAGAGAACGTTAAAACAAGTACATGAGATGGCAGAGGGTTTGAATGATATCAGTCCATTCCAGTCCAAAGGAATTAATGGGGTTACCATCGATTCCAGAACGGTTAAGGAAGGATGTTTGTTCATACCGCTTAAGGGTGGGCAGGTTGACGGACATCAGTATGTCAAACAAGCATTGGCGCAAGGAGCTGCTGCTTCTTTTTGGCAAAGGGATGTTCCGAATCCTCCTAATGATTTACCAATAATCATTGTGGAAAATACCGAGAAAGCACTTCAGCAATTGGCGCGTTCTTACCGTCAGCAGTTGAATATTAATGTCATTGGGATAACAGGAAGCAACGGTAAGACGACAACGAAGGATATGACGGCTGCGTTGCTGGCCACTACCTATAAAGTTCATAAAACCAGTGGAAACTTCAATAATCACTTAGGTTTACCACTAACGGTGCTTTCGATGGATGAGGATACTGAAGCAGCTGTTTTGGAAATGGGAATGAGCAGCCGCGGTGAAATTGAGTTTTTATCCAAAATGGCAAAGCCTGATGTAGCGATCATTACCAATATTGGTGAATCACACTTATTGGATTTAGGATCACGCGAGGAAATCGCGAATGCAAAGTTGGAAATTGTCGAAGGTTTGGCGAAAGATGGGAAGCTGATCTATCATGGTGATGAACCATTGCTTCGCAATCGGATCAAAAGCGATTTTCCTGATTTAAATGTAATATCTTTTGGACGTACGAAACAAAATGATTTATATCCACAGACCATAAGCCAAGGGGCAGACCGTACCGCGTTTACAATCGCAAGCGGTGAAAAGGAGATCGATTATGAGATACCCGTATTAGGCAATCATAATGTTCTTAATGCACTGGCTGCCATCTTGGTTGCTAAAGAATTCGATGTGGATGATTCAGCGATCCGTAAAGGTCTGTCAACCATTCAATTAACTAATATGAGGATGGAATTGGTCGAAGGCGCAAAAGGGCAGAAGATCATCAATGATGCGTATAATGCCAGTCCAACTTCAGTTAAGGCAGCAGTGGAATTGGTTGAGGGGTTATCTGGATTCGAGAAAAAGATCCTTGTATTGGGAGATATGTTGGAGTTAGGGCCACAGGAAAAAGACTTTCATTTGAAAATTGGTGAATTGATTTCCAATGAACGGATTGATAAGATCTTCACGTTTGGTCCTTTAGCCGAGTTTATTGCCAAGGGAGCGAGCAAGTCTTTTTCATCGGAGCAGGTTCGTCCTTTTCAAGATAAACAGGAGCTTATAGAGGAACTTAAGTCTTCTACACAGGGAAATGACATCATTCTCGTTAAAGCATCCAGGGGCATGAAGCTGGAGGAAGTCGTTCAAGCCCTACAAAAATAA
- a CDS encoding LolA family protein yields the protein MKKMVMLFAGIMLLLALSACGQKSQSDVVSELNEKLGEMKGYKANAKMTLKMGTEPQVYKVEIWHKDPSFYRVNLKNEEKDQSQMILKNDDGVYVLTPALNKSFKFQSEWPENSSQAYLFESLVKDITEDKSATYKETDKHYVFETKTRYQNNKMLPYQEITINKKDLSPVSVKVMDPDKTALVLVEFSKVKFNTTFDKDSFDMKKNMTSAQLEAPVMAEVQNEGFAVKYPENIGNMNLTEEKEITTEKGERVVLTYEGTKSFTLVQEKAEVVQTSVSTNVNGEPVDLGYTVGAMTGNTIAWTFEGVDYMIASKDLTQEEMIEVARSVGENPVK from the coding sequence ATGAAGAAGATGGTAATGCTTTTTGCAGGGATCATGCTCTTGCTTGCTCTTTCTGCTTGCGGCCAAAAATCACAGAGTGACGTAGTGAGTGAATTGAATGAGAAGCTTGGCGAAATGAAGGGATATAAAGCTAACGCGAAGATGACATTAAAAATGGGGACGGAGCCTCAAGTGTATAAAGTGGAGATTTGGCATAAGGACCCTTCTTTCTACCGCGTAAATCTGAAAAATGAAGAGAAGGATCAAAGCCAGATGATATTGAAAAATGATGATGGTGTATATGTTTTGACGCCAGCTTTGAATAAAAGTTTTAAATTTCAAAGCGAGTGGCCGGAGAACAGCAGTCAGGCCTATTTGTTCGAGTCGTTGGTGAAAGACATTACGGAAGATAAAAGTGCAACATATAAAGAAACGGATAAACATTATGTCTTTGAAACGAAAACGCGCTACCAAAACAATAAAATGTTGCCATATCAAGAGATTACTATAAACAAAAAAGATTTATCTCCAGTCAGTGTAAAAGTCATGGACCCCGATAAGACTGCATTGGTTCTTGTTGAATTCTCAAAAGTTAAATTCAATACGACTTTCGATAAAGATTCATTTGATATGAAGAAAAACATGACAAGTGCACAACTTGAAGCGCCTGTTATGGCAGAAGTCCAAAATGAGGGGTTTGCGGTGAAATACCCTGAAAATATTGGTAATATGAATTTAACGGAAGAAAAAGAAATTACGACGGAAAAGGGAGAGCGTGTCGTTTTGACCTATGAGGGTACAAAAAGTTTTACATTGGTCCAGGAAAAGGCTGAGGTAGTTCAAACATCCGTTTCGACGAATGTGAATGGAGAACCGGTTGATTTGGGTTATACTGTTGGAGCCATGACAGGAAATACGATTGCTTGGACTTTTGAAGGTGTCGATTATATGATTGCATCAAAGGATTTGACACAGGAAGAAATGATAGAAGTCGCCCGTTCGGTTGGGGAAAATCCAGTCAAATAG
- a CDS encoding D-alanine--D-alanine ligase, whose protein sequence is MKTKLGLLYGGKSAEHEVSMQTALAVIKALDLAKFDIYPIYITKEGSWINGPKLTGPAENVEALTFSPEKSSSPLALQAHSTDEDSESTGYDVIFPLLHGPNGEDGTVQGMLELLNLPYVGNGVLASSAGMDKVIMKNIFAQAGLPQVKYTWFIRSEWEKNTESAIKKVAEELGYPCFVKPANLGSSVGISKCNDADELEKAVAEAFQFDRKIIIEEGVIARELEFGILGNDEPSCSVAGEIIPKKDFSFYDYSAKYVDGNSAMVIPAEISESEYATLSEMAITAFKSLDCSGLVRADFFLTNEGQIYINEVNTMPGFTPFSMFPLLWKHTGVDYPALIEKLVKLALERHQEKQQIKYTV, encoded by the coding sequence ATGAAAACTAAACTTGGTTTGCTTTATGGTGGAAAATCTGCGGAGCATGAGGTTTCTATGCAGACGGCTTTAGCTGTCATTAAAGCTCTCGATTTAGCAAAGTTTGATATATATCCGATTTACATAACAAAAGAGGGTTCATGGATTAATGGACCAAAGTTAACAGGACCTGCTGAGAATGTGGAGGCTTTAACATTTTCACCGGAAAAATCGAGCTCACCACTTGCCTTGCAGGCACATTCAACTGATGAAGATAGTGAATCAACAGGGTATGACGTAATTTTCCCATTGCTTCACGGACCAAATGGAGAAGATGGGACCGTACAAGGGATGCTGGAACTATTGAACCTTCCTTATGTAGGAAATGGCGTTTTAGCTTCATCAGCAGGAATGGATAAGGTCATCATGAAAAACATTTTTGCCCAGGCGGGACTTCCGCAAGTGAAATACACTTGGTTCATTCGTTCCGAATGGGAGAAGAATACTGAAAGTGCCATTAAAAAGGTAGCGGAGGAATTGGGGTACCCTTGTTTTGTCAAACCTGCCAATTTAGGCTCAAGTGTCGGTATCAGCAAATGTAATGATGCTGATGAACTGGAAAAAGCGGTAGCGGAAGCTTTTCAATTCGATCGGAAGATCATCATTGAAGAAGGGGTCATTGCTCGTGAACTAGAGTTTGGTATTCTCGGTAATGATGAACCGTCTTGTTCAGTGGCAGGCGAAATCATCCCTAAGAAGGATTTTAGCTTCTATGATTATTCAGCAAAATATGTAGACGGTAATTCAGCGATGGTCATTCCAGCGGAGATATCGGAAAGCGAGTATGCAACTTTATCCGAAATGGCCATTACTGCCTTTAAGTCATTGGATTGCTCTGGATTGGTTCGCGCTGATTTCTTCTTAACGAATGAGGGGCAAATTTATATTAATGAAGTGAATACAATGCCTGGGTTTACTCCATTCAGCATGTTTCCGTTATTGTGGAAGCACACAGGTGTCGACTATCCAGCGCTAATTGAAAAACTAGTGAAACTTGCCTTGGAACGTCATCAGGAAAAACAACAAATCAAATATACAGTTTGA
- a CDS encoding PH domain-containing protein, which produces MSEPKRLHPIAVLLNIIKSIKELVIPFLLVVVIPGKNEGIPGWIQPLVIAIIILFIIGNAFLQWLRFTYRLEEGEFRMESGVFVRKKRYIKYDRIHSIDISEGIVQRIFSLVKLNIETAGGSQADAVLSAIRKSDADRINAFISEEKNANNPSDKDKNEVAGNAKSSSVFKQTLPQLFVMAATSGAVGVFLSGAIAFISQFDEMIPFERIFKDYEDFIEMGTIILTLFALVALLVVYVLATLSMVIKYASFTVIKTDEEIVISRGLLEKRQLTIPIHKIQGIRIMENLIRKPLGLATVYIEYAGGSMEDKESLSIMLFPLIRKKHLHEKILEILPVYETTTEMTPIPKRALSRYVFHKFLYLIPIIGALVWFFRPWGYLSLLLVPLAIFWAYMQYRDAGWNIEGNLLILSSRFFSKQTLIMQRSRIQSITYKKSWFQNRKELATISASVKSGITSRVGMVADVEEKDCLIIKSWYLPKKAVDSQ; this is translated from the coding sequence ATGTCTGAACCTAAAAGGCTGCACCCCATAGCTGTATTGCTTAACATAATAAAATCGATTAAGGAGTTAGTCATCCCTTTTTTATTAGTGGTCGTCATTCCTGGGAAGAATGAAGGAATTCCTGGATGGATACAACCGTTGGTCATAGCCATTATTATACTTTTTATTATAGGGAATGCATTCCTTCAATGGTTACGCTTTACATATCGCTTGGAAGAGGGCGAATTCAGAATGGAGTCCGGGGTATTTGTAAGGAAGAAACGGTATATAAAGTATGATCGGATTCATAGCATAGATATTTCGGAGGGTATCGTCCAGCGGATATTCAGCCTGGTGAAGTTGAATATTGAAACCGCAGGCGGGTCTCAGGCCGATGCCGTATTATCAGCCATAAGAAAAAGTGATGCAGATCGAATAAATGCTTTTATTAGTGAGGAAAAAAATGCGAATAATCCTTCTGATAAAGATAAAAATGAAGTAGCGGGTAATGCAAAATCGTCTTCCGTTTTTAAGCAGACGCTGCCGCAACTATTCGTTATGGCTGCCACTTCGGGAGCAGTAGGTGTCTTCCTGTCTGGAGCAATCGCATTTATTTCACAGTTCGATGAAATGATACCTTTTGAGAGGATATTTAAGGATTATGAAGATTTTATTGAAATGGGGACCATCATTCTGACTTTGTTTGCCTTAGTGGCTTTATTGGTGGTTTATGTACTGGCTACATTAAGCATGGTAATTAAATATGCTTCCTTCACCGTAATAAAAACGGATGAGGAAATCGTTATTTCCAGAGGGCTTCTCGAAAAAAGACAGCTGACAATCCCTATCCATAAAATACAAGGTATCCGGATCATGGAGAATTTGATTCGAAAGCCATTGGGCTTGGCGACGGTTTATATTGAGTATGCGGGTGGCAGTATGGAAGATAAAGAAAGTCTATCAATCATGCTGTTCCCTTTAATCAGGAAGAAGCATTTACATGAAAAGATCCTGGAGATTTTACCAGTTTATGAAACAACCACTGAGATGACACCGATACCTAAACGTGCACTTTCCCGGTATGTATTTCACAAGTTTCTATACCTTATCCCGATCATAGGTGCCTTGGTATGGTTTTTCAGACCTTGGGGTTATCTTTCCCTTTTGCTTGTACCGTTGGCGATTTTTTGGGCTTACATGCAATATAGAGATGCGGGATGGAACATAGAAGGGAATTTGTTGATATTGAGCAGTCGCTTTTTTTCAAAGCAAACATTAATCATGCAGAGAAGCAGAATTCAATCAATCACATATAAAAAAAGCTGGTTTCAGAATCGAAAAGAATTAGCTACGATTTCAGCATCGGTTAAATCAGGAATCACTTCCCGGGTCGGCATGGTTGCTGATGTGGAAGAAAAGGATTGCCTAATAATTAAATCTTGGTATTTACCTAAAAAAGCAGTCGACTCCCAATGA
- a CDS encoding rhomboid family intramembrane serine protease: MFTRTEGFREYTNSYRAVTVLILMMMIAFVLVLFPIFPGNVLFHYGTGVNLYIADGQWWRLITPIFLHSTFTHLLFNGFSLAIFGPFLENLLGTVKFSIFFLSTGLLANIATFLINPLTYNHVGASGAIFGLLGFFLYLVLFNKTNFTNNERNTVYTLTGIAVIMTFIQPQVNVVGHLAGLATGFLTAPLYLRKKW, encoded by the coding sequence ATGTTTACAAGAACAGAAGGCTTCCGCGAATACACAAATTCATATCGAGCTGTAACTGTGCTCATACTCATGATGATGATTGCATTCGTTCTCGTCCTTTTCCCCATATTTCCCGGCAATGTACTCTTTCATTATGGCACAGGTGTTAACTTATACATCGCTGATGGACAATGGTGGCGTTTAATCACCCCCATCTTTCTACATAGCACGTTTACACATTTACTGTTTAATGGATTCTCACTTGCCATCTTTGGTCCATTCCTAGAGAACTTACTTGGCACCGTCAAGTTTTCAATCTTCTTTTTATCGACAGGACTCCTTGCGAATATCGCAACCTTCCTAATTAACCCACTGACATATAACCACGTTGGGGCTAGCGGAGCAATTTTCGGTTTACTCGGATTCTTTCTATATCTTGTCCTGTTCAATAAAACCAATTTTACGAACAACGAAAGAAATACAGTATATACACTGACCGGAATTGCCGTCATCATGACTTTCATTCAACCGCAAGTTAACGTTGTCGGTCATTTGGCTGGACTGGCAACCGGCTTTTTAACAGCTCCATTATACTTAAGAAAAAAATGGTAG